Proteins encoded together in one Phalacrocorax aristotelis chromosome 7, bGulAri2.1, whole genome shotgun sequence window:
- the SH3GL3 gene encoding endophilin-A3: protein MSVAGLKKQFHKASQLFSEKISGAEGTKLDEEFQEMERKIDVTNKAVAELLSKSTEYLQPNPAYRAKLGMLNTMSKIRGQVKTTGYPQTEGLLGDCMIRYGRELGDDSMFGLALLDAGESMKQMAEVKDSLDINVKQNFIDPLQLLQDKDLKEIGHHLKKLEGRRLDYDYKKKRLGKIPDEEVKQAVEKFEESKELAERSMFHFLENDVEQVSQLAVFVEAALDYHKQSTEILEDLQSKLQNRINVASSRPKREFKPKPIITTTLEVGDNQQHNGIAYSSSIKSSGSSMHMDQPCCQALYDFEPENEGELGFKEGDIITLTNQIDENWYEGMLNGESGFFPINYVEVMVPLPQ, encoded by the exons ttgttcagtgaaaaaataagTGGGGCAGAAGGAACAAAGTTAGATGAAGAATTTCAAGAGATGGAAAGG aaaattgatGTTACTAATAAAGCTGTAGCGGAGCTTCTATCCAAATCCACAGAGTATCTCCAGCCAAATCCAG CATACAGAGCCAAGCTGGGAATGCTGAACACAATGTCAAAGATCAGAGGACAAGTAAAAACCACAGGCTATCCTCAGACAGAGGGACTCCTAGGAGACTGCATGATACGGTATGGCAGAGAGCTTGGCGATGATTCTATGTTTG GCCTTGCACTACTGGATGCTGGTGAAAGCATGAAGCAAATGGCAGAGGTGAAGGACTCACTTGATATTAATgtcaaacaaaattttattgaTCCTCTACAGTTATTGCAGGACAAAGATTTAAAAGAGATTGGG CATCATTTGAAGAAACTGGAAGGACGCCGTTTGGATTATGATTATAAAAAGAAGCGTCTTGGAAAGATACCAGATGAAGAAGTTAAACAAGCAGTAGAAAAATTTGAAGAGTCAAAGGAACTGGCTGAAAGAAGCATGTTCCATTTCTTAGAAAATGAT GTAGAACAAGTTAGCCAGTTGGCTGTGTTCGTAGAAGCAGCACTAGATTACCATAAACAGTCCACAGAAATTTTGGAGGATCTGCAGAGCAAGCTGCAAAACCG AATAAATGTAGCATCTAGTCGGCCTAAACGTGAATTTAAGCCAAAGCCTATAATAACTACAACTCTGGAAGTTGGTGATAATCAGCAGCACAATGGGATTGCCTACAGTTCTTCCATAAAATCATCAG GTTCTTCAATGCACATGGATCAGCCTTGCTGCCAAGCTCTCTATGACTTTGAGCCAGAAAATGAAGGCGAGCTTGGGTTTAAGGAAGGGGACATCATAACTTTGACCAATCAGATTGATGAGAATTGGTATGAGGGGATGTTAAATGGAGAGTCTGGCTTCTTCCCTATTAACTATGTTGAAGTGATGGTTCCCTTGCCTCAGTGA